One stretch of Halichoerus grypus chromosome 10, mHalGry1.hap1.1, whole genome shotgun sequence DNA includes these proteins:
- the NNAT gene encoding neuronatin isoform X1, whose protein sequence is MRTWVAGGYLRRGHRGCGSAPNSGLREIGGLCRTTLALNHSTTTLRTMAAVAAASAELLIIGWYIFRVLLQVFLECCIYWVGFAFRNPPGTQPIARSEVFRYSLQKLAYTVSRTGRQVLGERRQRAPN, encoded by the exons ATGCGCACTTGGGTGGCGGGCGGATACTTAAGGCGCGGCCACCGCGGCTGCGGCAGTGCGCCCAACAGCGGACTCCGAGAGATCGGCGGACTTTGCCGAACCACGCTCGCTCTCAACCACTCAACCACCACTCTTAGAACCATGGCGGCAGTGGCGGCAGCCTCAGCTGAGCTGCTCATCATCGGCTGGTACATTTTCCGCGTGCTGCTGCAG GTGTTCCTGGAATGCTGCATTTACTGGGTAGGATTCGCTTTTCGAAATCCTCCAGGGACACAGCCCATTGCGAGAAGTGAG GTGTTCAGGTACTCCCTGCAGAAGCTGGCGTACACGGTGTCGCGGACCGGGCGGCAGGTGCTGGGAGAGCGCCGGCAGCGAGCCCCCAACtga
- the NNAT gene encoding neuronatin isoform X2 has translation MAAVAAASAELLIIGWYIFRVLLQVFRYSLQKLAYTVSRTGRQVLGERRQRAPN, from the exons ATGGCGGCAGTGGCGGCAGCCTCAGCTGAGCTGCTCATCATCGGCTGGTACATTTTCCGCGTGCTGCTGCAG GTGTTCAGGTACTCCCTGCAGAAGCTGGCGTACACGGTGTCGCGGACCGGGCGGCAGGTGCTGGGAGAGCGCCGGCAGCGAGCCCCCAACtga
- the NNAT gene encoding neuronatin isoform X3, producing MAAVAAASAELLIIGWYIFRVLLQVFLECCIYWVGFAFRNPPGTQPIARSVQVLPAEAGVHGVADRAAGAGRAPAASPQLRPQPPALGGLVTRCSCASRPAWEPVPRRNGESPVLSRQRSICQGQ from the exons ATGGCGGCAGTGGCGGCAGCCTCAGCTGAGCTGCTCATCATCGGCTGGTACATTTTCCGCGTGCTGCTGCAG GTGTTCCTGGAATGCTGCATTTACTGGGTAGGATTCGCTTTTCGAAATCCTCCAGGGACACAGCCCATTGCGAGAA GTGTTCAGGTACTCCCTGCAGAAGCTGGCGTACACGGTGTCGCGGACCGGGCGGCAGGTGCTGGGAGAGCGCCGGCAGCGAGCCCCCAACtgaggccccagcccccagccctgggcggCCTTGTCACCAGGTGCTCCTGTGCTTCTCGGCCAGCATGGGAGCCAGTGCCGCGCAGGAATGGGGAGTCCCCTGTGCTCTCTCGCCAGAGGAGCATTTGCCAAGGTCAGTGA